Part of the Marinobacterium rhizophilum genome is shown below.
CCGACGGCGTGCAACAGGCGTACCATGGAGCGGTCAGGAAGGAATCTGTATGCCAATACCATTTGATACCGCGCATATTGAACAGCTGAAAGGCGCCAAGCGGCTGCTTGAACATCCGGAATCGCGGCGCGCTGATCAATTCGCTGTTTAACGGCCACTTCCAGGACATTGCCCGCGGGCATTTTACCGTCCGGCGGCTGGAGCGGGTCTATGGGCCTGAACAGGTGCAGGCCCTGGACGGCAGCCTGCCCCCGGCCAAAAGGTGATGGGCGTGCCGCCTGCTATCCTGCGCTGCAGTGCCCGCAGCGCCATGAGTCTACTATCCTTTACAGGGCGCCTGCCATCACCGCCAGGTGGGTTCCAGCGTGCCGGTTCATGTTGCAAGGGCCTGTTGGGGCACTCGATGCCTGTTCTGTTTGGCGGTCGCTCTCACCCACTGCAAAACAGGAGAAAGGTTGTGGCGATGAAAGATGCCTACGAAAAAAAGATGCAGGCCCAGCTCGACGAATGGGGTGCTGAAATAAAGAAACTCAAGGCGCAGGCAGACAAGGCGAAGGCTGATGCCCAACTTGAGTACTTCAGGCAAATCGAGGAACTGCGTGAGCGTCAGCACGAGGCAAAGGCGAAACTGACTGAAATTCAGCAGGCCAGCGATACCGCCTGGGAAGACATGAAGGCCGGCGCTGAAAAAGCCCGGGACTCCCTTGCCGATGCCAT
Proteins encoded:
- a CDS encoding coiled coil domain-containing protein; this encodes MKDAYEKKMQAQLDEWGAEIKKLKAQADKAKADAQLEYFRQIEELRERQHEAKAKLTEIQQASDTAWEDMKAGAEKARDSLADAMRAARSRFK